In Balnearium lithotrophicum, a single window of DNA contains:
- the aroC gene encoding chorismate synthase, with translation MLRFLTAGESHGKGIFAYLEGIPANFQIDFEFINGELSRRQRGYGRGGRMKIERDRVDFLSGVRLGRTLGSPILMAVWNRDYKNWEDIMKSEPGELPEDRKVTRPRPGHADLSGVLKYGFNDVRNVLERSSARETAGRVAAGALCKNVLRELGVEIGSYVVSIGRVGVPKELYEDLPFKERFENAERSEVRIPVLDPSLEEEFKREIDSARKSGESLGGIFEVFALGLPPGIGSHTQWDRRLDGRLAQSVVSIQAIKGVEFGAGFEAGRLPGSFVHDEIFYSEGRGFYRETNRAGGLEGGMTNGEPIVLRAVMKPIPTLYSPLRSVDIKTKEPFEASIERSDVCAVPAASVVAESMVAITLLSAVLEEFPSSNFDRLKVAWELYRREVKNF, from the coding sequence ATGCTGAGATTCCTCACAGCCGGAGAGAGCCACGGAAAGGGGATATTTGCCTATTTGGAGGGAATTCCGGCAAACTTTCAGATAGATTTTGAATTTATAAACGGGGAGCTCTCCCGCCGCCAAAGGGGGTACGGCAGGGGAGGAAGGATGAAAATTGAAAGGGACAGAGTTGACTTTTTGTCGGGTGTAAGGTTGGGTAGAACTTTGGGAAGTCCTATTCTAATGGCAGTATGGAACAGGGACTACAAGAACTGGGAAGATATTATGAAATCTGAACCTGGGGAGCTCCCTGAAGATAGAAAGGTAACAAGACCCCGCCCCGGACATGCAGACCTTTCCGGGGTTCTGAAGTACGGATTTAACGACGTTAGGAACGTCCTTGAGAGGTCCTCAGCCAGGGAAACTGCAGGGAGAGTTGCAGCCGGAGCCCTCTGTAAGAACGTTTTAAGGGAGTTGGGCGTAGAGATTGGAAGTTACGTAGTCTCCATAGGGAGGGTTGGAGTTCCAAAGGAGCTCTATGAGGACCTTCCGTTCAAGGAGAGGTTTGAGAATGCTGAAAGGTCTGAGGTGAGAATTCCCGTTTTAGACCCCTCACTTGAGGAGGAGTTTAAGAGGGAGATTGACTCTGCAAGGAAGTCTGGGGAGAGTTTGGGCGGAATTTTTGAGGTCTTTGCCTTGGGTTTACCCCCAGGGATAGGAAGCCATACCCAGTGGGACAGGAGGTTGGATGGAAGGTTGGCCCAATCTGTTGTTTCAATACAGGCCATAAAGGGGGTGGAGTTTGGAGCAGGCTTTGAGGCAGGAAGACTACCAGGTTCTTTCGTTCACGATGAGATTTTCTACTCTGAAGGTAGGGGATTCTACAGGGAGACAAATCGGGCAGGGGGATTGGAAGGTGGTATGACAAACGGTGAGCCCATCGTCCTGAGGGCCGTTATGAAGCCCATACCTACACTTTACAGTCCATTAAGGAGTGTTGATATTAAAACTAAGGAGCCGTTTGAGGCATCAATTGAGCGTTCCGACGTCTGTGCCGTTCCTGCAGCTTCTGTTGTTGCTGAGTCAATGGTTGCAATAACCCTACTTTCGGCAGTACTTGAGGAGTTTCCGTCCTCAAACTTTGATAGACTAAAGGTAGCTTGGGAGCTCTACAGGAGAGAAGTTAAAAACTTTTAG
- a CDS encoding bacteriohemerythrin: MALIRKEDLPKVGYQGMNFVHEKELDILNELYDSLKSGSSLEEIDKLFEAFIRDVEEHFAYEEDLMRKAYFFAYDCHSGEHRRVLEELYNLRKKWRKEKNPEILIDYFENTFKPWIEEHILTMDTVTAGWLLRVMGGIPV, encoded by the coding sequence ATGGCTTTAATCAGAAAAGAAGACTTACCAAAGGTTGGTTATCAGGGAATGAACTTTGTTCATGAAAAGGAGCTTGATATTCTAAATGAGCTCTATGACTCACTTAAATCGGGAAGTAGTTTAGAGGAAATAGATAAGCTCTTTGAGGCCTTCATAAGGGACGTTGAGGAGCACTTTGCCTATGAAGAAGACCTTATGAGAAAAGCCTACTTCTTTGCATACGACTGCCACTCTGGTGAGCATAGGAGGGTTCTTGAAGAGCTCTACAACCTAAGGAAAAAGTGGAGAAAAGAGAAAAATCCGGAAATTCTCATTGACTACTTTGAAAATACCTTTAAGCCCTGGATAGAGGAACACATCCTAACAATGGATACAGTTACTGCTGGATGGCTTTTAAGAGTTATGGGTGGAATTCCCGTTTAA
- the acpP gene encoding acyl carrier protein, translated as MENIEEKVKEIIADRLGVDPDEVTPDASFIEDLGADSLDTVELVMALEEEFGIEIPDEDAENIKTVGDAIEYIKSHL; from the coding sequence ATGGAAAACATTGAAGAAAAGGTAAAGGAAATCATAGCGGATAGGTTGGGTGTTGACCCAGATGAAGTTACTCCTGATGCATCATTCATTGAAGACCTTGGAGCAGATTCCCTTGATACAGTTGAACTCGTCATGGCTCTTGAGGAGGAGTTTGGAATTGAGATTCCCGACGAGGATGCAGAGAACATTAAAACCGTTGGAGACGCAATAGAGTACATCAAGAGCCACCTCTAA
- the fabG gene encoding 3-oxoacyl-[acyl-carrier-protein] reductase, giving the protein MFEELKDSVVLVTGGTRGIGRAIAERFKSVGAKVYITGTNDERTKTAAEEIGVNGFKMDVTDREEVKRVVSEILELEGRIDVLINNAGITRDTLFIRMKDEDWDRVTDTNLNGVYNVTRAVVPSMVKKRKGNIINISSVVGFTGNVGQVNYSATKSALVGFTKSLAKELGGRGIRVNCVAPGYITTDMTKSIPDKIKEELLKSIPLRREGEPREIADVCLFLASNMASYITGTVIHVNGGLF; this is encoded by the coding sequence GTGTTTGAGGAGCTAAAGGATTCTGTCGTTTTGGTTACCGGAGGAACGAGGGGAATAGGTAGGGCAATAGCAGAGAGGTTTAAAAGTGTCGGGGCGAAGGTTTATATAACAGGAACGAACGATGAGAGAACTAAAACAGCTGCAGAAGAGATTGGCGTGAATGGATTTAAGATGGACGTTACGGACAGAGAGGAGGTAAAAAGAGTAGTAAGTGAGATTCTTGAATTGGAAGGGAGGATAGATGTCCTTATAAACAATGCAGGTATTACGAGGGATACCCTGTTTATTAGAATGAAGGATGAGGATTGGGACAGGGTCACCGATACCAACCTAAACGGCGTTTACAACGTTACAAGGGCTGTCGTTCCGTCAATGGTGAAAAAGAGGAAAGGAAACATCATAAATATCTCATCTGTTGTTGGTTTTACCGGAAACGTCGGGCAGGTTAACTACTCTGCTACAAAGTCGGCCCTCGTGGGCTTTACAAAGTCGCTGGCAAAGGAGTTGGGAGGAAGGGGAATTCGTGTAAACTGTGTAGCTCCAGGTTACATAACTACGGACATGACAAAGTCCATTCCCGATAAAATTAAGGAGGAGCTCCTAAAGTCAATTCCTCTAAGGAGGGAAGGAGAGCCGAGGGAGATTGCCGATGTTTGCCTCTTCTTGGCTTCTAATATGGCCTCCTACATTACAGGAACTGTAATTCACGTAAACGGTGGACTTTTTTAA